Proteins from a genomic interval of Haemorhous mexicanus isolate bHaeMex1 chromosome Z, bHaeMex1.pri, whole genome shotgun sequence:
- the DAB2 gene encoding disabled homolog 2 isoform X2, with protein sequence MSTEAETTATNSQPEQQAPPKAQPSKKEKKKGPEKTDESLLARFKGDGVKYKAKLIGIDDVPEARGDKMSQDSMMKLKGMAAAARSQGQHKQKIWVNISLSGIKIIDEKTGVIEHEHPVNKISFIARDVTDNRAFGYICGGEGQHQFFAIKTAQQAEPLVSDLKDLFQLIYNMKKKEEEEKKKNDGEELPADQADKMKPGVDQMDLFGDMSTPPDMSSPTEAKEILLVDFNSEIETKQTFAKEDLFLNGITASLPQPKAQTPFLPESSFSTNLSFFPTPNPDPFSDDPFTQPAQSAPPSFDSLKPDQKKSPATLTSGGNGDPNGDIDYFDKQFDQISNRTGKREALTCQWPLESKSPAARIPNVIPERERNGFPEAPTNLFLEGASKGTSLQNGVKLDSESNIQLMPHEPITISPPPQSTKPGRGRRSVKTASDDLFSSDFFVPSTESLSSGAQAGALPTNPLELFKISSTTASPLAALGGLPATSSPWTPQTPSFTQTTSVFHGSMMPAQSPGFAQPLAFGTQAVPGWNQSSSFGPTPTQPSGLWSQPAQVTPSSWAQPASAVNPFQSSMFTSSALPAQTASALPSVSATASPPQPPPRTTLQKELSKKESDAFIALDPLGDKEMKDVKEMFKDFQLTKPPAVPARRGEQQSLSEPPKPVPRQSVLPAEGLFENQDKTDPFSASSESQNPRSGPFDDQFGNPFA encoded by the exons ATGTCTACTGAAGCTGAAACTACTGCTACCAACAGCCAGCCTGAACAACAGGCTCCACCAAAGGCACAACcttcaaagaaggaaaaaaagaaag GGCCAGAAAAAACAGATGAATCTCTCTTGGCTAGATTCAAAGGTGATGGTGTAAAATACAAGGCTAAACTGATTGGCATAGATGATGTTCCTGAGGCAAGAGGAGACAAAATGAGTCAGGATTCAATGATGAAGCTGAAG ggaatggcagcagcagcccgtTCCCAGGGTCAACACAAACAGAAGATCTGGGTAAACATCTCCCTCTCTGGTATCAAGATAATAGATGAAAAAACTGGG gtCATAGAGCATGAGCATCCAGTAAACAAAATCTCCTTTATTGCTCGGGATGTGACAGACAATCGTGCCTTTGGCTATATATGTGGTGGAGAAGGCCAGCACCAATTTTTTGCCATAAAAACAGCCCAACAG GCCGAGCCTTTGGTTTCTGATCTTAAGGACCTCTTCCAACTAATTTATAatatgaagaagaaggaagaagaagaaaagaaaaag AATGATGGTGAAGAACTGCCTGCTGATCAAGCTGACAAAATGAAACCG GGAGTTGACCAGATGGACTTGTTTGGGGATATGTCAACACCCCCTGATATGAGCAGTCCCACA GAAGCTAAAGAGATTCTGTTAGTGgattttaattctgaaattgAGACCAAACAAACCTTTGCAAAAGAGGATCTCTTCTTGAATGGCATCACAGcctctcttccacaaccaaagGCACAGACACCCTTCTTGCCTGAGAGTTCTTTCTCTACCAATCTCAGCTTCTTTCCTACACCTAATCCAGACCCTTTCAGTGATGATCCTTTCACACAGCCAGCCCAATCTGCACCACCTTCATTTGATTCTCTAAAACCTGATCAGAAGAAAAGTCCAGCTACCTTGACATCAGGGGGTAATGGTGATCCAAATGGTGATATTGACTACTTTGATAAACAGTTTGACCAGATTTCTAATAGAACTGGCAAACGAGAAGCACTAACATGCCAGTGGCCACTTGAGAGTAAGTCACCTGCAGCAAGAATTCCCAATGTGATaccagagagagaaaggaatggCTTTCCTGAAGCCCCAACAAACCTGTTTCTGGAAGGTGCTTCCAAAGGAACATCTCTGCAGAATGGAGTAAAACTGGATTCTGAAAGCAATATCCAACTCATGCCACATGAGCCTATAACAATTAGCCCACCACCACAGAGTACCAAgccaggaagaggaaggagatcCGTCAAG actgCATCTGATGACTTGTTCAGCTCAGATTTCTTTGTGCCATCTACGGAGAGCCTGAGCTCAGGGGCGCAGGCAGGAGCTTTGCCGACTAACCCACTGGAGCTCTTCAAAATAAGTTCTACCACAGCATCTCCACTGGCTGCTCTAG GTGGCTTGCCAGCAACTTCATCACCATGGACCCCACAGACACCTTCCTTCACTCAGACTACATCAGTCTTTCATGGGTCAATGATGCCTGCTCAGTCTCCAGGATTTGCTCAGCCACTTGCCTTTGGTACTcaagcagtgccaggctggaacCAGTCTTCATCTTTTGGTCCCACACCCACTCAGCCTTCTGGTCTctggtcacagccagcacaagTTACACCGAGTTCTTGGGCACAGCCAGCTAGTGCTGTGAATCCATTCCAGAGCAGCATGTTCACATCTtcagcactcccagctcagACAGCCTCAGCACTGCCTTCCGTGTCAGCAACGGCGAGCCCACCTCAGCCCCCACCCAGAACTACACTGCAGAAGGAGCTGTCCAAGAAAGAGAGTGATGCGTTCATTGCTCTGGATCCACTTGGAGATAAAGAAATGAAGGATGTCAAGGAAATGTTCAAAGACTTCCAGCTGACGAAGCCACCGGCAGTACCAgcaaggagaggagagcagcaaagCCTTTCAG AGCCACCAAAGCCTGTTCCTCGACAAAGTGTGTTGCCAGCTGAAGGACTGTTTGAAAATCAAGATAAAACAGACCCTTTCAGTGCCTCATCT GAATCTCAGAATCCACGTTCTGGTCCTTTTGATGATCAATTTGGCAACCCATTTGCATAG
- the DAB2 gene encoding disabled homolog 2 isoform X1, translating into MSTEAETTATNSQPEQQAPPKAQPSKKEKKKGPEKTDESLLARFKGDGVKYKAKLIGIDDVPEARGDKMSQDSMMKLKGMAAAARSQGQHKQKIWVNISLSGIKIIDEKTGVIEHEHPVNKISFIARDVTDNRAFGYICGGEGQHQFFAIKTAQQAEPLVSDLKDLFQLIYNMKKKEEEEKKKNDGEELPADQADKMKPGVDQMDLFGDMSTPPDMSSPTEAKEILLVDFNSEIETKQTFAKEDLFLNGITASLPQPKAQTPFLPESSFSTNLSFFPTPNPDPFSDDPFTQPAQSAPPSFDSLKPDQKKSPATLTSGGNGDPNGDIDYFDKQFDQISNRTGKREALTCQWPLESKSPAARIPNVIPERERNGFPEAPTNLFLEGASKGTSLQNGVKLDSESNIQLMPHEPITISPPPQSTKPGRGRRSVKTASDDLFSSDFFVPSTESLSSGAQAGALPTNPLELFKISSTTASPLAALGGLPATSSPWTPQTPSFTQTTSVFHGSMMPAQSPGFAQPLAFGTQAVPGWNQSSSFGPTPTQPSGLWSQPAQVTPSSWAQPASAVNPFQSSMFTSSALPAQTASALPSVSATASPPQPPPRTTLQKELSKKESDAFIALDPLGDKEMKDVKEMFKDFQLTKPPAVPARRGEQQSLSEPPKPVPRQSVLPAEGLFENQDKTDPFSASSKESQNPRSGPFDDQFGNPFA; encoded by the exons ATGTCTACTGAAGCTGAAACTACTGCTACCAACAGCCAGCCTGAACAACAGGCTCCACCAAAGGCACAACcttcaaagaaggaaaaaaagaaag GGCCAGAAAAAACAGATGAATCTCTCTTGGCTAGATTCAAAGGTGATGGTGTAAAATACAAGGCTAAACTGATTGGCATAGATGATGTTCCTGAGGCAAGAGGAGACAAAATGAGTCAGGATTCAATGATGAAGCTGAAG ggaatggcagcagcagcccgtTCCCAGGGTCAACACAAACAGAAGATCTGGGTAAACATCTCCCTCTCTGGTATCAAGATAATAGATGAAAAAACTGGG gtCATAGAGCATGAGCATCCAGTAAACAAAATCTCCTTTATTGCTCGGGATGTGACAGACAATCGTGCCTTTGGCTATATATGTGGTGGAGAAGGCCAGCACCAATTTTTTGCCATAAAAACAGCCCAACAG GCCGAGCCTTTGGTTTCTGATCTTAAGGACCTCTTCCAACTAATTTATAatatgaagaagaaggaagaagaagaaaagaaaaag AATGATGGTGAAGAACTGCCTGCTGATCAAGCTGACAAAATGAAACCG GGAGTTGACCAGATGGACTTGTTTGGGGATATGTCAACACCCCCTGATATGAGCAGTCCCACA GAAGCTAAAGAGATTCTGTTAGTGgattttaattctgaaattgAGACCAAACAAACCTTTGCAAAAGAGGATCTCTTCTTGAATGGCATCACAGcctctcttccacaaccaaagGCACAGACACCCTTCTTGCCTGAGAGTTCTTTCTCTACCAATCTCAGCTTCTTTCCTACACCTAATCCAGACCCTTTCAGTGATGATCCTTTCACACAGCCAGCCCAATCTGCACCACCTTCATTTGATTCTCTAAAACCTGATCAGAAGAAAAGTCCAGCTACCTTGACATCAGGGGGTAATGGTGATCCAAATGGTGATATTGACTACTTTGATAAACAGTTTGACCAGATTTCTAATAGAACTGGCAAACGAGAAGCACTAACATGCCAGTGGCCACTTGAGAGTAAGTCACCTGCAGCAAGAATTCCCAATGTGATaccagagagagaaaggaatggCTTTCCTGAAGCCCCAACAAACCTGTTTCTGGAAGGTGCTTCCAAAGGAACATCTCTGCAGAATGGAGTAAAACTGGATTCTGAAAGCAATATCCAACTCATGCCACATGAGCCTATAACAATTAGCCCACCACCACAGAGTACCAAgccaggaagaggaaggagatcCGTCAAG actgCATCTGATGACTTGTTCAGCTCAGATTTCTTTGTGCCATCTACGGAGAGCCTGAGCTCAGGGGCGCAGGCAGGAGCTTTGCCGACTAACCCACTGGAGCTCTTCAAAATAAGTTCTACCACAGCATCTCCACTGGCTGCTCTAG GTGGCTTGCCAGCAACTTCATCACCATGGACCCCACAGACACCTTCCTTCACTCAGACTACATCAGTCTTTCATGGGTCAATGATGCCTGCTCAGTCTCCAGGATTTGCTCAGCCACTTGCCTTTGGTACTcaagcagtgccaggctggaacCAGTCTTCATCTTTTGGTCCCACACCCACTCAGCCTTCTGGTCTctggtcacagccagcacaagTTACACCGAGTTCTTGGGCACAGCCAGCTAGTGCTGTGAATCCATTCCAGAGCAGCATGTTCACATCTtcagcactcccagctcagACAGCCTCAGCACTGCCTTCCGTGTCAGCAACGGCGAGCCCACCTCAGCCCCCACCCAGAACTACACTGCAGAAGGAGCTGTCCAAGAAAGAGAGTGATGCGTTCATTGCTCTGGATCCACTTGGAGATAAAGAAATGAAGGATGTCAAGGAAATGTTCAAAGACTTCCAGCTGACGAAGCCACCGGCAGTACCAgcaaggagaggagagcagcaaagCCTTTCAG AGCCACCAAAGCCTGTTCCTCGACAAAGTGTGTTGCCAGCTGAAGGACTGTTTGAAAATCAAGATAAAACAGACCCTTTCAGTGCCTCATCT AAGGAATCTCAGAATCCACGTTCTGGTCCTTTTGATGATCAATTTGGCAACCCATTTGCATAG